The Saccharothrix variisporea genome has a segment encoding these proteins:
- a CDS encoding cellulose binding domain-containing protein, with protein sequence MKTRTGALLAAGALAISSLALVGPTASAAPGVTATFAKTQDWGSGFEGKFTISNGGPSAITSWKVEFDLPSGTSLGSYWDALVTRTGDHYVATNREYNGNVGVGASTSFGFVGSGSGSPLNCTVNGAPCTGGGGGDTTAPSAPTNLRVTGTTSTSVSLAWNASTDNVGVTAYDVYRGTSVTTVTGTTATVSGLSPNTTYQFTVKARDAAGNASAASNQVSATTPNGPAPTGGRGAPYLFLGWGNPPAPQTIMSTTGVKWFTMAFVLSSGGCNPAWDGNRPLTGGVDATAISQIRAAGGDVVPSFGGWSGNKLGPNCTTPQALAGAYQKVIDAYGLKAIDIDIENTDEFENATVQDRILEALKIVKQNNPGIQTIVTFGTTKTGPNSWGNRLIERSAALGANVDIFTIMPFDFGSSDIRTDTINATVGLKDKLKATFGWSDAVAFSHTGISGMNGLSDQREVTTTATWTALRDWAKSNGLGRFAFWAVNRDRGGCDGQVSSNCSGIAQPDWEFTRITAGF encoded by the coding sequence ATGAAGACCAGAACGGGTGCCCTACTCGCAGCCGGCGCCCTCGCCATCTCCTCCCTCGCCCTCGTCGGGCCGACGGCCTCGGCCGCCCCCGGCGTCACGGCCACCTTCGCCAAGACCCAGGACTGGGGCAGCGGCTTCGAGGGCAAGTTCACCATCAGCAACGGCGGCCCGAGTGCCATCACCTCCTGGAAGGTCGAGTTCGACCTCCCGTCCGGCACGTCCCTCGGCTCCTACTGGGACGCGCTGGTCACCCGCACCGGCGACCACTACGTCGCCACCAACCGCGAGTACAACGGCAACGTCGGCGTCGGCGCCTCGACCAGCTTCGGCTTCGTCGGCTCCGGCTCCGGGTCACCGCTGAACTGCACCGTCAACGGCGCCCCCTGCACCGGCGGCGGTGGCGGCGACACGACCGCGCCGTCCGCGCCGACCAACCTCCGCGTCACCGGCACCACCAGCACCTCGGTGTCGCTGGCCTGGAACGCCTCCACCGACAACGTGGGCGTCACCGCGTACGACGTGTACCGGGGCACCTCGGTCACCACGGTCACCGGCACCACCGCGACCGTGTCCGGCCTGTCCCCGAACACCACCTACCAGTTCACCGTCAAGGCCCGCGACGCCGCCGGCAACGCGTCCGCCGCCTCCAACCAGGTCTCCGCCACGACCCCGAACGGCCCCGCGCCGACCGGCGGTCGGGGCGCGCCCTACCTGTTCCTGGGCTGGGGCAACCCGCCGGCACCGCAGACGATCATGAGCACGACCGGCGTCAAGTGGTTCACGATGGCCTTCGTGCTGTCCTCCGGCGGCTGCAACCCCGCCTGGGACGGCAACCGCCCGCTCACCGGCGGCGTCGACGCCACCGCGATCTCGCAGATCCGGGCGGCCGGCGGTGACGTGGTCCCGTCGTTCGGCGGGTGGAGCGGCAACAAGCTCGGCCCGAACTGCACCACCCCGCAAGCGCTTGCGGGTGCGTACCAGAAGGTGATCGACGCCTACGGCCTGAAGGCGATCGACATCGACATCGAGAACACCGACGAGTTCGAGAACGCGACCGTCCAGGACCGCATCCTCGAAGCGCTCAAGATCGTCAAGCAGAACAACCCGGGCATCCAGACGATCGTCACCTTCGGCACCACCAAGACCGGCCCGAACTCGTGGGGCAACCGGCTCATCGAGCGGTCGGCGGCGCTGGGCGCGAACGTCGACATCTTCACGATCATGCCGTTCGACTTCGGCAGCTCGGACATCCGGACCGACACGATCAACGCCACCGTGGGCCTGAAGGACAAGCTGAAGGCCACCTTCGGGTGGTCCGACGCGGTCGCGTTCAGCCACACCGGCATCTCCGGCATGAACGGCCTGTCCGACCAGCGCGAGGTCACCACCACGGCCACCTGGACCGCCCTGCGCGACTGGGCCAAGTCCAACGGCCTGGGCCGCTTCGCGTTCTGGGCGGTCAACCGCGACCGGGGCGGCTGCGACGGCCAGGTGTCCTCCAACTGCTCCGGCATCGCCCAGCCGGACTGGGAGTTCACCCGCATCACCGCCGGCTTCTGA
- a CDS encoding sensor histidine kinase encodes MIRTFLRVVLLPDRTRVFGDSRFRPFVQAALLGYGLVLAIGISSGYVQRESPDGWWPLLFGIVLGTFALVPYTPLGAWRLATAGLFAMRLLFTQEPAILGDWQWCWYLPVLVAVGLLYGGRVVFVVAVITTGAVYLVGAMGNLDYFPPTLLFLNLFLLVAYAFGARGRAEQRFHEERDAKAALVERARIAREMHDVVAHHMSMVAVRCETAPYRIAGLPEAGLKEFAELGDAARAAIADMQGLLGVLRSADQQPDHAPQPGLADITALAPQASVTGADVPPAVGLTAYRVVQEALTNANRHAPGSTVSVVVSVVDGALEVFVRNTAGGPSLGGGGGHGLVGMRERVAVHGGSVTAEPTPDGGFAVRARIPLGER; translated from the coding sequence GTGATCCGCACCTTCCTGCGGGTAGTGCTGCTGCCCGACCGCACGCGGGTCTTCGGCGACTCCCGCTTCCGGCCCTTCGTCCAGGCCGCGCTGCTGGGCTACGGGCTCGTGCTGGCCATCGGGATCTCTTCGGGCTACGTGCAACGCGAGTCGCCCGACGGCTGGTGGCCGCTGCTGTTCGGGATCGTCCTGGGCACGTTCGCGCTCGTGCCGTACACCCCGCTCGGCGCCTGGCGGCTGGCGACGGCGGGTCTGTTCGCCATGCGGCTGCTGTTCACCCAGGAGCCGGCGATCCTCGGTGACTGGCAGTGGTGCTGGTACCTCCCGGTCCTGGTGGCGGTCGGTCTGCTGTACGGCGGACGGGTCGTGTTCGTGGTCGCGGTGATTACCACGGGTGCTGTGTACCTCGTGGGCGCGATGGGAAACCTCGACTACTTCCCACCCACCCTGCTGTTCCTGAACCTGTTCCTGCTGGTCGCCTACGCCTTCGGCGCGCGCGGCCGGGCCGAGCAGCGGTTCCACGAAGAGCGGGACGCCAAGGCCGCCCTGGTCGAGCGCGCCCGCATCGCGCGCGAGATGCACGACGTGGTCGCGCACCACATGTCGATGGTCGCGGTCCGCTGCGAGACCGCGCCCTACCGGATCGCCGGCCTGCCCGAGGCGGGGCTCAAGGAGTTCGCCGAGCTGGGTGACGCCGCCCGCGCGGCCATCGCGGACATGCAGGGCCTGCTGGGCGTGCTGCGCTCGGCCGACCAGCAGCCCGACCACGCGCCCCAGCCCGGCCTCGCCGACATCACCGCGCTGGCCCCGCAGGCGTCCGTCACCGGCGCCGACGTCCCGCCCGCGGTCGGGCTGACCGCCTACCGGGTGGTCCAGGAGGCGCTGACCAACGCGAACCGCCACGCTCCGGGGTCGACCGTGTCCGTCGTGGTGTCGGTGGTGGACGGGGCGCTGGAGGTGTTCGTCCGCAACACCGCGGGCGGGCCGTCGCTGGGCGGGGGCGGTGGGCACGGGCTGGTCGGCATGCGGGAACGTGTGGCCGTGCACGGTGGCTCGGTGACCGCGGAGCCCACGCCGGACGGCGGGTTCGCGGTGCGGGCGCGGATTCCGTTGGGAGAGCGGTGA
- a CDS encoding response regulator, producing MIRVLVVDDQEMVRDGFSALLDAQPDIEVVGSAGDGAAGVAEVRRLQPDVVLMDIRMPGTDGLTATRLLADDPVKVLVLTTFDLDDYVYEALRAGASGFLLKHSPARELLDAVRVVARGDALLAPSVTKRLIEDFVKARLARPVKPAALSALTERETEVLRLVATGLSNTEIAAHLVLAEQTVKTHVSRVLMKLGLRDRAQAVIAAYESGLVVPG from the coding sequence GTGATCAGGGTTCTGGTGGTGGACGACCAGGAGATGGTGCGGGATGGGTTCTCGGCGCTGCTGGACGCCCAACCCGACATCGAGGTGGTCGGGTCGGCGGGCGACGGCGCGGCGGGCGTGGCCGAGGTGCGCAGGCTCCAGCCCGACGTGGTGCTCATGGACATCCGGATGCCCGGCACGGACGGCCTCACCGCGACCCGCCTGCTGGCCGACGACCCGGTGAAGGTGCTCGTCCTGACCACCTTCGACCTCGACGACTACGTCTACGAGGCGCTGCGGGCGGGTGCCAGCGGGTTCCTGCTCAAGCACTCGCCGGCGCGCGAGCTGCTGGACGCCGTCCGGGTGGTGGCCCGCGGTGACGCCCTGCTCGCACCCTCGGTGACCAAGCGGCTGATCGAGGACTTCGTGAAGGCGCGGCTCGCCCGGCCGGTCAAGCCCGCCGCCCTGTCGGCGCTGACCGAGCGGGAGACCGAGGTGCTGCGCCTGGTCGCCACCGGCCTGTCCAACACCGAGATCGCCGCGCACCTGGTGCTCGCCGAGCAGACGGTGAAGACGCACGTCAGCCGCGTGCTGATGAAGCTTGGCCTGCGCGACCGGGCGCAGGCGGTGATCGCGGCCTACGAGTCCGGCCTGGTGGTACCGGGGTAG
- a CDS encoding alpha/beta hydrolase, with amino-acid sequence MPKKIALLAALLVLATPGGDPPVRERVAVYGDLAHARHVAVVVPGSDVDGDRFDATVGRMARALHAEVGRDDVAVVAWLGYRTPSGLGVDAASGRLARAGAASLSRYVSGLPGRVHLVCHSYGSVVCALSGVRVDDMVFLGSPGVRVRSAAELGGRVWAARGADDWTRWVPKIRFADLGHGTDPVDPDFGAEVFDTGDARKHDEYFKPGTASLHALGRIAVGERP; translated from the coding sequence ATGCCGAAGAAGATCGCCCTGCTGGCCGCGCTGCTGGTGCTGGCCACGCCCGGCGGCGACCCGCCCGTCCGGGAGCGGGTCGCCGTGTACGGGGACCTGGCGCACGCGCGGCACGTGGCGGTGGTCGTGCCGGGGTCCGATGTGGACGGTGACCGGTTCGACGCCACGGTGGGCCGGATGGCCCGCGCGCTGCACGCCGAGGTCGGGCGGGACGACGTCGCGGTGGTCGCGTGGCTGGGCTACCGGACGCCTTCGGGACTGGGGGTGGACGCGGCGTCCGGCCGGCTCGCCCGTGCGGGCGCCGCGTCCTTGTCCCGGTACGTCTCCGGTCTGCCGGGCCGCGTGCACCTGGTGTGCCACAGCTACGGCTCGGTGGTGTGCGCGCTGTCCGGGGTCCGCGTGGACGACATGGTCTTCCTCGGCAGCCCCGGCGTCCGGGTGCGCTCGGCCGCCGAACTGGGCGGACGGGTGTGGGCCGCCCGGGGCGCGGACGACTGGACGCGGTGGGTGCCCAAGATCCGCTTCGCCGACCTCGGCCACGGCACCGACCCAGTGGACCCGGACTTCGGCGCCGAGGTCTTCGACACCGGGGACGCGCGCAAGCACGACGAGTACTTCAAGCCCGGCACGGCGTCGCTGCACGCCTTGGGCCGGATCGCGGTGGGGGAGCGGCCATGA
- a CDS encoding phospholipase A2 gives MRWLLRLPAWSRFLLIAVAVFVCGVVASRPAGAADGRPLVGDVATAATAVQAMTSPGGVSPLGGFPADFNEVTGRSPVSVTALDGTSRAVDPTGGCSGPAGDTEWDFGVACKAHDLGYDLLRYAEHKGQPLGPDARKALDARLSADMHTQCELNPRDNAARCHVVAGLYAAGLEFNSWRQRWGPPGHEPVLAWGFGSAVVVFLLVARLARRREPAPEVVAEAVVEDRFSTFLRLASLGLVVVGQSLLTVTQWAGAGANWLWLLTWVLQTIPLFYFAGGHANLAGWLAVQRQGGGYGRYLAGRITWLLRPVLAFVLAWLVLPLPLELLDVPKDRVEVFGRLIAHPLWFLGLYLVTVAATPVMAWLHRNARLVTPVVLLALMIMADALRVGFEWRTGGYLNLVLGALFLQQLGFQYESLRRVSRRVLVACALLTVPTLLALIAFGGYPRTMMAVPGEQTSNLSPPTVCLLVLGLGQIAVVLLARDRVSTWLAGRAPWHVVDYARRAPMTVYLGYLTALAAVVALLGLLDAPAAVPRWLTVLVLLLLPVLLLFHRFERAAAEIACHTRETHRARLAVTLGVGFGVLGVLGFVVTGFAGEAGTLVVLRVDPLQNLIHLLLGWYLLHTARAGTCHGRRPWLLTALACVPPLLVLEPTEAMVALHGTVIAVALLAAIPKQDQGHAPEQRQPREALQHP, from the coding sequence GTGCGGTGGTTGCTCCGGCTGCCGGCTTGGTCCCGCTTCCTGCTGATCGCGGTGGCGGTGTTCGTGTGCGGCGTGGTGGCGTCCCGGCCCGCCGGGGCCGCTGACGGGCGTCCGCTCGTCGGGGACGTGGCCACGGCCGCCACGGCGGTCCAAGCCATGACCTCCCCCGGTGGCGTCTCGCCGCTGGGCGGGTTCCCGGCCGACTTCAACGAGGTGACCGGGCGGTCGCCCGTGTCGGTGACCGCGTTGGACGGGACGTCCCGGGCCGTCGACCCGACGGGTGGTTGTTCGGGTCCCGCGGGTGATACCGAGTGGGACTTCGGCGTGGCCTGCAAAGCCCACGACCTCGGGTACGACCTGCTCCGGTACGCCGAGCACAAAGGACAGCCGCTGGGCCCCGACGCGCGCAAGGCGCTGGACGCCCGGCTCTCCGCCGACATGCACACCCAGTGCGAGCTGAACCCCCGGGACAACGCCGCCCGCTGCCACGTCGTCGCCGGCCTGTACGCGGCCGGGCTCGAGTTCAACTCCTGGCGGCAGCGGTGGGGTCCGCCCGGCCACGAGCCGGTGCTGGCGTGGGGGTTCGGCAGCGCGGTCGTGGTGTTCCTGCTGGTCGCCCGACTGGCCAGGCGGCGCGAGCCGGCGCCCGAGGTGGTGGCCGAGGCCGTGGTCGAGGACCGGTTCTCGACGTTCCTGCGGCTGGCCAGCCTGGGGCTGGTCGTCGTCGGGCAGTCGCTGCTGACCGTCACCCAGTGGGCCGGGGCCGGCGCGAACTGGCTGTGGCTGCTCACGTGGGTCCTCCAGACCATCCCGCTGTTCTACTTCGCGGGCGGGCACGCCAACCTCGCCGGGTGGCTGGCCGTCCAACGCCAGGGCGGCGGGTACGGGCGGTACCTCGCGGGGCGGATCACGTGGCTGTTGCGGCCGGTGCTGGCGTTCGTGCTGGCGTGGCTGGTGCTGCCGCTCCCGCTGGAGCTGCTGGACGTGCCCAAGGACCGGGTCGAGGTGTTCGGCCGGCTCATCGCGCACCCGCTGTGGTTCCTCGGCCTCTACCTGGTGACGGTGGCGGCGACGCCGGTCATGGCGTGGCTGCACCGCAACGCGCGCCTGGTCACGCCGGTCGTCCTCCTGGCCCTGATGATCATGGCGGACGCCCTGCGGGTCGGGTTCGAGTGGCGCACCGGCGGTTACCTGAACCTCGTGCTCGGCGCCCTGTTCCTGCAACAGCTCGGCTTCCAGTACGAAAGCCTGCGCCGGGTCTCGCGGCGCGTGCTGGTGGCGTGCGCGCTGCTCACCGTGCCCACGCTGCTCGCGTTGATCGCGTTCGGCGGCTACCCGCGCACGATGATGGCCGTCCCCGGCGAGCAGACCTCGAACCTCAGCCCGCCCACGGTGTGCCTGCTGGTGCTGGGCCTCGGCCAGATCGCGGTCGTGCTGCTCGCCCGCGACCGGGTGTCAACGTGGCTCGCGGGCCGCGCCCCGTGGCACGTGGTGGACTACGCGCGCCGCGCCCCGATGACGGTCTACCTGGGCTACCTCACGGCGCTGGCCGCCGTCGTCGCCCTGCTGGGCCTGCTGGACGCCCCGGCGGCGGTCCCGCGGTGGCTGACCGTGCTGGTGCTGCTCCTCCTGCCCGTCCTGCTGCTGTTCCACCGGTTCGAGCGGGCCGCCGCCGAGATCGCCTGCCACACCAGGGAGACCCACCGCGCCCGGCTCGCCGTGACGCTCGGCGTCGGGTTCGGCGTCCTGGGCGTCCTCGGGTTCGTGGTCACCGGCTTCGCGGGCGAGGCCGGGACGCTGGTGGTGCTGCGGGTCGACCCGTTGCAGAACCTGATCCACCTGCTGCTCGGCTGGTACCTCCTGCACACCGCCCGCGCCGGCACCTGCCACGGCCGCAGGCCTTGGCTGCTGACCGCGCTGGCCTGCGTCCCGCCGCTGCTGGTCCTGGAGCCCACGGAGGCGATGGTCGCCCTGCACGGCACCGTGATCGCCGTCGCGCTGCTGGCGGCGATACCGAAGCAGGACCAGGGTCACGCCCCAGAACAGCGGCAGCCACGTGAGGCGCTCCAGCACCCATAG
- a CDS encoding TetR/AcrR family transcriptional regulator, whose product MPRADAARNRALLIEAAAAELSEHGLDVSIARIAARAGVAKGTVFNHFAGKEELVAAIFCEQLGALAATGEALLHHADPWEALVRFMTAAAELQVRDRSFCEAGAATSRTDPAVRAASDRLARAAEALTARARDSGAVRADVTGHDVVLLLSAATQIAAPLAGSRSDLWRRYLHLVLDGLRPAAAHDLPVAPPTHRDFTAAAG is encoded by the coding sequence GTGCCCCGAGCCGACGCCGCCAGGAACCGCGCCCTGCTCATCGAGGCGGCCGCCGCGGAGTTGTCCGAACACGGGCTCGACGTCTCCATCGCGCGGATCGCCGCCCGCGCCGGTGTGGCCAAGGGCACGGTCTTCAACCACTTCGCCGGCAAGGAGGAGCTGGTCGCGGCGATCTTCTGCGAGCAGCTCGGCGCGCTGGCCGCGACCGGCGAAGCGCTGCTCCACCACGCCGACCCGTGGGAGGCGCTCGTGCGGTTCATGACCGCCGCCGCCGAACTCCAGGTCCGGGACCGCTCCTTCTGCGAGGCAGGCGCCGCGACCTCGCGCACCGACCCCGCCGTCCGGGCCGCCAGTGACCGACTCGCGCGGGCGGCGGAAGCGCTGACCGCCCGCGCGCGGGATTCCGGTGCCGTCCGCGCCGACGTGACCGGGCACGACGTGGTGCTGCTGCTCAGCGCCGCCACGCAGATCGCGGCACCGCTCGCCGGGAGCCGCTCGGACCTGTGGCGGCGGTACCTGCACCTGGTCCTGGACGGGCTGCGCCCGGCAGCCGCGCACGACCTGCCCGTGGCGCCGCCGACTCACCGGGACTTCACCGCCGCCGCGGGCTGA
- a CDS encoding NADP-dependent oxidoreductase, which translates to MRAVVARRYGSPEVLTVEDVPVPVPGPCQVQVRVRAAAVNPADLRTLSGVLRELTPLTFPHVPGSDFAGTVTAVGPDVTRFAVGDEVFGVGLPRATAAMAAMLSTPPSLTTGAMAEYAVFEADTPALARRPVALVPEHAAGLPIPGLTALAVLREGGFEAGERVLVSGAAGGVGGALVPLLAAAGVHVIATALPEDDDHVRGLGAAELVDYRTLDTATETLRRHPDGVDAVVNLALPEPELGRVVKPGGRLLNVAFPSPDPADFARADLTVRTVYGTARPGDLDLLAARAVAGGLPDTTGRRYPLEEAPRAYSDLVHTHVRGKLVVLVDPR; encoded by the coding sequence ATGAGAGCGGTGGTCGCACGGCGGTACGGTTCGCCGGAGGTGCTGACGGTGGAGGACGTCCCCGTGCCGGTGCCCGGCCCCTGTCAGGTCCAGGTCCGCGTCCGGGCCGCCGCGGTCAACCCCGCCGACCTGCGCACGCTCAGCGGGGTGCTGCGCGAGCTAACGCCGTTGACCTTCCCGCACGTGCCGGGCAGCGACTTCGCCGGCACGGTCACCGCGGTCGGCCCGGACGTCACCCGGTTCGCGGTCGGTGACGAGGTGTTCGGCGTCGGGCTGCCGCGTGCGACGGCGGCCATGGCCGCGATGCTGTCCACCCCGCCCTCCCTGACCACCGGCGCCATGGCGGAGTACGCGGTCTTCGAGGCCGACACCCCCGCCCTCGCCCGACGTCCGGTGGCCTTGGTCCCCGAGCACGCCGCCGGCCTGCCGATACCCGGGCTGACGGCGCTGGCCGTGCTGCGCGAGGGCGGGTTCGAGGCGGGGGAACGGGTCCTGGTGTCCGGAGCCGCCGGAGGGGTGGGCGGCGCGCTCGTCCCGCTGCTGGCCGCCGCCGGGGTGCACGTGATCGCCACGGCCCTCCCCGAGGACGACGACCACGTGCGCGGCCTGGGCGCGGCCGAACTGGTCGACTACCGGACCCTCGACACGGCCACCGAAACACTCCGGCGGCACCCGGACGGCGTCGATGCCGTGGTCAACCTGGCCCTGCCCGAACCAGAGCTGGGTCGGGTCGTCAAGCCAGGCGGGCGTCTGCTCAACGTCGCCTTCCCCAGCCCCGACCCCGCCGACTTCGCGCGCGCCGACCTGACCGTCCGCACGGTCTACGGCACCGCACGCCCGGGAGACCTCGACCTGTTGGCGGCACGGGCCGTCGCCGGCGGTCTGCCCGACACCACCGGCCGGCGGTACCCGTTGGAGGAAGCACCCCGGGCGTACTCCGACCTGGTGCACACCCACGTGCGCGGCAAGCTGGTCGTCCTCGTGGACCCGCGCTAG
- a CDS encoding TetR/AcrR family transcriptional regulator yields the protein MAPADGVKQTRREQILDAAAELFARHGFHGVGIDDIGAAVGISGPALYRHFKSKDAMLGEMLTSISERLLEGGLARVREASDAASALHALVRWHVDFALDDPALITVQMRNLANLTDPDRRRVRALQRRYVEVWVSTLQETVPVDEPTARAAAHAVFGLINSTPHSAHLDRDQMASLLTRMALASLTTAGVLAETVA from the coding sequence GTGGCCCCCGCCGATGGAGTGAAGCAAACCCGCCGCGAGCAGATCCTGGACGCCGCCGCGGAACTGTTCGCGCGACACGGTTTCCACGGCGTGGGCATCGACGACATCGGCGCGGCCGTGGGCATTTCCGGCCCGGCGCTCTACCGGCACTTCAAGAGCAAGGACGCCATGCTCGGCGAGATGCTGACGTCCATCTCGGAGCGCCTGCTGGAGGGCGGCCTGGCTCGCGTGCGGGAGGCTTCGGACGCAGCTTCGGCCTTGCACGCGCTCGTGCGCTGGCACGTGGACTTCGCCCTGGACGACCCGGCGCTGATCACCGTGCAGATGCGCAACCTGGCCAACCTGACCGACCCGGACCGGCGTCGGGTGCGGGCGTTGCAGCGGCGGTACGTCGAGGTGTGGGTCTCGACCCTCCAGGAGACGGTGCCGGTGGACGAGCCGACCGCCCGCGCGGCGGCGCACGCGGTGTTCGGGTTGATCAACTCCACGCCCCACAGCGCGCACCTGGACCGGGACCAGATGGCGTCGCTGCTGACCCGGATGGCGCTGGCGTCGCTGACCACGGCCGGGGTGCTCGCGGAGACCGTCGCCTAG
- a CDS encoding SGNH/GDSL hydrolase family protein codes for MRSVKTLLTAALAAAAALFTAIPAQAQAVNYVALGDSYSSGTGTGSYYGDSGSCKRSPYAYPALWAASHAVSSFAFVACSGARTGDVLNNQIGALNASTTLATISIGGNDAGFTDVITTCTFGSDSTCINRVNQAKAYATGTLPGLLDNVYGQIRARAPYAQVVVLGYPRLYKVPGSCSVGLSDTKRSAINSAADTLASVISGRAAARSFTYRDLRTAFTGHEICSADWWLNSLSWPVEESYHPNRNGQRLGYLPELTAVTG; via the coding sequence ATGCGCTCCGTCAAAACCCTGCTCACCGCCGCCCTGGCCGCGGCGGCGGCGTTGTTCACGGCCATACCCGCGCAAGCGCAAGCCGTGAACTACGTCGCTCTCGGCGACTCCTACTCCTCGGGAACCGGCACCGGCTCGTACTACGGCGACAGCGGCAGCTGCAAGCGCAGCCCGTACGCCTACCCCGCCCTCTGGGCCGCCTCGCACGCGGTGTCGAGCTTCGCGTTCGTCGCCTGCTCGGGCGCGCGCACCGGCGACGTCCTCAACAACCAGATCGGCGCCCTGAACGCCTCGACCACCCTGGCCACCATCTCCATCGGCGGCAACGACGCGGGCTTCACCGACGTCATCACCACCTGCACCTTCGGCTCCGACTCCACCTGCATCAACCGGGTGAACCAGGCCAAGGCGTACGCCACCGGCACCCTCCCGGGCCTGCTGGACAACGTCTACGGCCAGATCCGCGCCCGCGCCCCGTACGCGCAGGTCGTCGTCCTGGGCTACCCGCGCCTCTACAAGGTCCCCGGCTCCTGCTCCGTGGGCCTGTCCGACACCAAGCGCTCGGCCATCAACTCGGCCGCCGACACCCTCGCGTCCGTCATCTCCGGCCGCGCCGCCGCCCGGTCGTTCACCTACCGCGACCTGCGCACGGCGTTCACCGGGCACGAGATCTGCTCCGCGGACTGGTGGCTGAACAGCCTCAGCTGGCCGGTCGAGGAGTCCTACCACCCCAACCGCAACGGCCAGCGCCTCGGCTACCTGCCGGAGCTCACCGCCGTCACCGGCTGA
- a CDS encoding carboxyl transferase domain-containing protein has product MDAPVLRSAADKSSEAFRRYTDEHTALVHDLRAKLADAARGGPEKARTRHVERGKLLPRDRVDTLLDPGSPFLELSPLAADGLYGGDAPAAGIITGVGRVSGREVVVVANDATVKGGTYYPMTVKKHLRAQEVALQNRLPCVYLVDSGGAFLPRQDEVFPDREHFGRIFFNQATMSSQGIPQIAAVLGSCTAGGAYVPAMSDEAVIVRNQGTIFLGGPPLVKAATGEVVTAEELGGGELHSRTSGVTDHLAENDTHALRIVRSIVSTLGPRAERPWKVEPSVEPVVNPDELYGVVPTDTRTPYDVREVIARIVDGSRFQEFKKDYGPTLVTGFARIHGHPVGIVANNGILFGESALKGAHFIQLCDQRSVPLVFLQNISGFMVGREYEAGGIAKHGAKMVTAVACARVPKFTVVIGGSFGAGNYSMCGRAYSPRFLWMWPNARISVMGGEQAASVLATVRRDQLGDAWTAEEEEAFKAPIRQQYEDQGNPYYSTARLWDDGVIDPKDTRTVLGLALSVAANAPLEPVSYGVFRM; this is encoded by the coding sequence ATGGACGCCCCCGTCCTGCGCAGCGCCGCCGACAAGTCGAGCGAAGCGTTCCGGCGCTACACCGACGAGCACACCGCCCTGGTCCACGACCTGCGCGCCAAGCTCGCCGACGCCGCCCGCGGCGGCCCGGAGAAGGCCCGGACCCGGCACGTCGAGCGCGGCAAGCTGCTGCCCCGCGACCGCGTGGACACCCTGCTCGACCCCGGCTCGCCGTTCCTGGAGCTGTCCCCGCTGGCCGCCGACGGCCTCTACGGCGGCGACGCCCCGGCGGCGGGCATCATCACCGGCGTCGGACGGGTGTCCGGCCGCGAGGTCGTGGTGGTCGCCAACGACGCCACCGTCAAGGGCGGCACGTACTACCCGATGACGGTCAAGAAGCACCTCCGGGCGCAGGAGGTGGCGCTGCAGAACCGCCTGCCCTGCGTCTACCTGGTCGACTCCGGCGGCGCGTTCCTGCCCCGCCAGGACGAGGTGTTCCCCGACCGCGAGCACTTCGGGCGGATCTTCTTCAACCAGGCCACCATGTCCAGCCAGGGCATCCCGCAGATCGCCGCCGTCCTCGGGTCGTGCACGGCGGGCGGCGCGTACGTGCCCGCGATGAGCGACGAAGCCGTCATCGTGCGCAACCAGGGCACGATCTTCCTGGGCGGCCCGCCGCTGGTGAAGGCCGCGACCGGCGAGGTCGTGACGGCCGAGGAGCTGGGCGGCGGCGAGCTGCACTCGCGCACCTCCGGCGTCACCGACCACCTGGCGGAGAACGACACGCACGCGCTGCGGATCGTCCGCTCGATCGTGTCCACCCTGGGTCCGCGCGCCGAGCGGCCGTGGAAGGTGGAGCCGAGCGTCGAGCCGGTGGTGAACCCGGACGAGCTGTACGGGGTCGTGCCCACCGACACCCGCACCCCCTACGACGTGCGGGAAGTCATCGCGCGGATCGTGGACGGCAGCCGGTTCCAGGAGTTCAAGAAGGACTACGGGCCGACGCTGGTCACCGGGTTCGCCCGCATCCACGGCCACCCGGTCGGGATCGTGGCGAACAACGGCATCCTGTTCGGCGAGTCGGCGTTGAAGGGCGCGCACTTCATCCAGCTGTGCGACCAGCGCTCGGTGCCGCTGGTGTTCCTGCAGAACATCTCCGGGTTCATGGTCGGCCGCGAGTACGAGGCCGGCGGCATCGCCAAGCACGGCGCCAAGATGGTGACGGCCGTGGCGTGCGCGCGGGTGCCGAAGTTCACCGTGGTCATCGGCGGGTCGTTCGGCGCGGGCAACTACTCGATGTGCGGGCGGGCGTACTCGCCGCGGTTCCTGTGGATGTGGCCCAACGCCCGGATCTCGGTGATGGGCGGCGAGCAGGCGGCGTCGGTGCTCGCGACCGTGCGGCGCGACCAGCTCGGGGACGCGTGGACCGCCGAAGAGGAAGAGGCGTTCAAGGCCCCGATCCGGCAGCAGTACGAGGACCAGGGCAACCCGTACTACTCCACGGCACGGCTGTGGGACGACGGCGTGATCGACCCGAAGGACACCCGCACGGTGCTCGGGCTCGCGCTGTCCGTGGCGGCCAACGCGCCGCTCGAGCCCGTTTCCTACGGCGTTTTCCGGATGTGA